The Petrocella atlantisensis genome has a window encoding:
- a CDS encoding glycosyltransferase family 4 protein has protein sequence MELLRSMNINIIYIIAFSMAFGITVLATPFSKKLAIKVGAIDHPKALGVHDKPMPLAGGSAIVTGFIVTSLLIAPLVGGFISMEFFGLIIGSIIITIVGFLDDIYQLSPKLRIFFQILAALIVVFSGTSIEILSWPWANGGVIQVGSIGNVLTVLWIVGLTNAVNFLDGLDGLATGVASIASLSFMIISFIFGPPVIVVLAAALAGSCLGFLPHNFNPAKIFMGDTGSTFLGFTLAVISIQGLTKSYTVVTVIVGAIVLGLPIFDTSFAIIRRLVNKQSIYKGDRGHLHHRLVDKGISHKRAVLTMYGVSGCFGIAGILFALKDFFLASLIIGIIMTVWLGDILYTNHQNKKIKSD, from the coding sequence ATGGAATTACTAAGAAGCATGAATATCAATATCATCTATATCATTGCCTTTTCTATGGCATTTGGTATCACTGTGCTGGCAACACCTTTCAGCAAAAAATTAGCCATAAAAGTCGGAGCGATTGACCATCCCAAAGCATTAGGTGTTCACGATAAGCCTATGCCCCTTGCAGGAGGTTCGGCTATTGTGACCGGTTTCATTGTAACCTCTCTTTTAATTGCACCATTGGTTGGTGGTTTTATCTCGATGGAATTCTTCGGACTCATCATAGGTAGCATCATCATAACCATTGTTGGCTTCCTAGATGATATCTATCAGCTTAGCCCTAAGCTCAGAATATTTTTTCAGATTCTGGCTGCTTTGATTGTTGTTTTTTCAGGAACCAGTATTGAGATTCTATCATGGCCATGGGCCAATGGTGGTGTTATACAAGTAGGTTCGATTGGTAATGTTTTAACCGTTTTATGGATTGTCGGTCTTACCAATGCAGTAAACTTTCTAGATGGTCTGGATGGTCTAGCAACAGGTGTGGCATCCATAGCATCACTGAGTTTTATGATTATATCCTTCATTTTTGGTCCTCCGGTTATCGTTGTACTAGCAGCGGCTCTTGCTGGTTCATGTTTAGGGTTCTTGCCCCATAATTTTAACCCGGCTAAGATATTTATGGGTGATACCGGATCTACTTTTTTAGGATTTACATTAGCCGTCATTTCTATTCAAGGATTAACAAAAAGTTATACTGTGGTTACAGTCATTGTTGGGGCCATAGTACTTGGGCTACCAATATTTGACACATCTTTCGCTATTATACGACGTTTGGTCAATAAGCAATCCATATATAAAGGTGACCGAGGTCATCTTCATCACAGACTTGTGGACAAAGGCATCAGCCATAAAAGAGCTGTTTTAACCATGTACGGCGTTAGTGGTTGCTTTGGTATAGCTGGCATTCTATTTGCTCTAAAAGATTTTTTCTTAGCTTCTCTAATAATAGGCATCATTATGACAGTATGGTTAGGTGACATTTTATACACCAATCATCAGAACAAAAAGATTAAGAGTGATTAA
- the atpH gene encoding ATP synthase F1 subunit delta: MVELIAKRYGSAIFQLAEEKDAVNDLQKDILLIQESFLDKELIEFLSHPKIPLSDKIKMLEEALSERVGQDLLGLLVLILKKNRQHYISEILAEVLEMIDTYQGKVKAYIKSVDELSTEKKKQIIDQLEKSTDKKIIPEYRIDKTLIGGLFIRIGDRVIDNSIKGHMHSMSKKLLETKINFS; this comes from the coding sequence ATGGTTGAGTTAATAGCTAAGCGTTATGGTTCAGCAATCTTTCAGCTTGCCGAAGAAAAAGATGCTGTAAATGATTTGCAAAAAGATATCCTTTTGATCCAAGAAAGCTTCTTAGATAAAGAATTGATTGAATTTCTCAGTCATCCCAAAATACCTTTGTCAGATAAGATAAAAATGCTTGAAGAAGCATTATCAGAGAGGGTTGGTCAAGATTTATTAGGTCTGTTGGTTCTTATATTGAAAAAGAATCGACAACATTATATTTCTGAGATTTTGGCGGAAGTCCTTGAAATGATAGACACCTATCAAGGTAAAGTCAAGGCTTATATCAAGTCAGTGGATGAACTCAGTACTGAGAAGAAAAAGCAGATCATCGATCAATTGGAAAAGTCAACGGACAAAAAGATCATTCCGGAATATAGAATTGACAAAACCCTTATTGGTGGCTTGTTCATTCGTATTGGTGATCGTGTTATTGATAACAGCATCAAAGGACATATGCATTCAATGTCAAAGAAGCTGTTAGAGACTAAAATTAATTTTTCGTAG
- a CDS encoding ATP synthase subunit I yields MIENKSIVWSLSWKVLIILSITFGIGVLLVNDVATYARGILLGGSVTLLKIKLLEITLKRAIKKPPSAAKSYMSMHYMLRYVVTFIVLFVGIAIPTISGVAVILALLSLKLAAYWQGALEPKVPVDGSVEFLEWEDDEETDF; encoded by the coding sequence ATGATAGAAAATAAGTCGATTGTTTGGTCTCTATCCTGGAAAGTACTGATTATATTGTCAATTACCTTTGGTATAGGTGTTTTACTTGTAAATGATGTAGCCACTTATGCACGAGGGATACTACTCGGTGGCTCTGTCACCTTGTTAAAAATTAAACTATTAGAAATCACATTGAAAAGAGCAATAAAGAAACCACCTAGTGCAGCTAAGAGCTATATGAGTATGCATTACATGTTACGCTATGTGGTTACATTTATCGTTCTTTTTGTGGGTATAGCCATACCGACCATAAGTGGTGTGGCAGTTATTCTGGCACTTCTAAGTCTGAAATTAGCAGCATATTGGCAAGGCGCTCTTGAACCAAAGGTGCCGGTCGATGGTTCTGTTGAATTCTTGGAGTGGGAGGATGATGAAGAAACTGACTTTTAA
- the atpE gene encoding ATP synthase F0 subunit C — protein MSDVNQIDGKALILASSAIGAGLAMIAGIGPGIGQGFAAGKGAEAVGRQPGAQSDIIRTMLLGAAVAETTGIYGLIIAIILLFANPLITKYMELSQ, from the coding sequence ATGTCAGATGTAAATCAAATCGATGGAAAAGCGTTAATATTAGCAAGTTCAGCAATCGGAGCAGGTCTAGCTATGATCGCAGGTATAGGTCCTGGTATCGGTCAAGGTTTTGCAGCAGGTAAAGGTGCAGAAGCAGTTGGACGTCAGCCGGGTGCACAATCGGATATTATCAGAACCATGTTACTAGGTGCTGCGGTAGCAGAGACAACTGGTATCTATGGTCTAATCATTGCAATCATCTTATTATTTGCAAACCCACTAATCACGAAGTATATGGAATTAAGTCAATAA
- a CDS encoding AtpZ/AtpI family protein, which yields MKFDYLKNLALVSQIGLLMAIPIFLCIFIGHWLDGKFGTNGLFLIIFLILGVLAAFRNLFVTVLNRVDSGKKDSKHDRK from the coding sequence ATGAAATTTGATTATCTAAAAAATTTGGCCCTTGTCAGTCAGATTGGTCTATTGATGGCAATACCTATTTTTCTTTGTATCTTCATTGGACACTGGTTAGATGGGAAGTTTGGAACCAATGGATTATTTCTAATCATATTTTTAATCCTTGGTGTTTTAGCAGCCTTTCGAAATCTATTTGTTACTGTTCTAAATAGAGTTGATTCGGGAAAGAAGGATTCTAAGCATGATAGAAAATAA
- the rpiB gene encoding ribose 5-phosphate isomerase B has product MIAIGCDHGGYALKQEIIKDFDEKGISYIDFGTHDEASVDYPDYAKQVCHYVLEHEKAQGILICGTGIGISIAANRHVGIRAALCHDCFSAEATKLHNDANVLCLGGRVVGPGLALKIVDTFIHTDFSNEERHRRRVEKIED; this is encoded by the coding sequence ATGATAGCAATAGGTTGCGATCATGGCGGTTACGCCCTCAAACAGGAAATTATTAAAGATTTTGATGAAAAGGGCATTTCATACATAGATTTTGGAACGCATGACGAAGCATCAGTAGATTACCCGGATTATGCAAAACAGGTGTGTCATTATGTACTTGAACATGAAAAAGCCCAAGGCATATTGATATGTGGAACAGGTATCGGTATTTCCATTGCAGCCAATCGACATGTCGGTATTAGAGCCGCTTTATGCCATGATTGTTTTTCGGCAGAAGCGACCAAACTTCATAACGATGCAAATGTTCTATGTCTTGGAGGACGTGTTGTAGGTCCTGGACTGGCTTTAAAAATTGTGGATACTTTTATTCATACGGATTTTTCAAACGAGGAACGCCACAGAAGACGTGTGGAAAAAATAGAAGATTAG
- the atpF gene encoding F0F1 ATP synthase subunit B yields the protein MNGLNMVMQNLSTSLPQLNALPEPYVIFFTEQTIIQVIAHILTVLALFYVLGKLLFKPVRNILQKRKDEIADEYKRIDEDTEALAALKTDYENKLLNIHQEAEKILAHARKRAIEREDEIIKEAKDEADRLIKRAHLDIEREKEQSKDEMRREIIGVATVMASKFVAASISDELKNQLVDETLASIGESSWLS from the coding sequence TTGAATGGTTTAAATATGGTAATGCAAAATCTTTCGACTTCCTTACCACAACTTAATGCACTTCCAGAGCCCTATGTTATCTTTTTTACAGAACAAACCATAATTCAAGTCATAGCACATATACTTACTGTATTGGCTTTATTCTATGTACTCGGAAAGCTACTTTTCAAACCTGTAAGAAATATTTTGCAAAAGAGAAAAGATGAGATTGCCGACGAATATAAGCGTATAGACGAAGATACTGAAGCTTTGGCAGCCCTAAAGACGGATTATGAGAATAAATTACTGAACATTCATCAAGAGGCAGAAAAAATACTTGCTCATGCTAGAAAAAGAGCGATTGAACGAGAAGATGAGATTATAAAAGAAGCAAAAGATGAGGCAGATCGACTCATTAAAAGAGCACACCTTGACATTGAACGTGAGAAAGAACAGAGCAAAGACGAGATGCGCCGCGAGATCATCGGAGTTGCAACTGTAATGGCAAGCAAATTTGTTGCAGCATCCATCAGCGATGAGCTAAAGAATCAACTTGTTGATGAAACTTTAGCAAGTATTGGAGAATCCTCATGGTTGAGTTAA
- the atpD gene encoding F0F1 ATP synthase subunit beta, with the protein MSKNVGKITQIIGAVIDIKFETSELPQLYNAITIERKNDIPLIVEVAGHLGDDIVKCISMGATDGLIRGMEAVDTGNPIMVPVGEETLGRMFNVTGAVIDSKPAPVTKDTWSIHREPPKFEEQSTEAEILETGIKVVDLLCPYQKGGKIGLFGGAGVGKTVLIQELIRNIATEHGGYSVFTGVGERTREGNDLYHEMAESGVLDKTTMVFGQMNEPPGARMRVGLTGLTMAEYFRDEGGRDVLLFVDNIFRFTQAGSEVSALLGRVPSAVGYQPTLATEMGMLQERITSTRKGSITSVQAVYVPADDLTDPAPATTFAHLDATTVLSRSIVELGIYPAVDPLDSSSRILDPMIIGEEHYGVARGVQEILQRNNELQDIIAILGMDELSEEDKTLVMRARKIQRFLSQPFFVAENFTGLKGRYVPLSETIRGFSEILEGKHDSIPESAFLMAGNIDDVLSRV; encoded by the coding sequence ATGTCAAAAAACGTTGGAAAAATCACTCAAATCATTGGTGCGGTTATAGACATAAAATTTGAAACAAGTGAACTACCTCAATTATACAATGCCATTACAATCGAGAGAAAAAACGACATTCCTTTGATTGTTGAAGTGGCGGGTCACCTTGGTGACGATATCGTCAAATGTATCTCAATGGGTGCAACAGACGGATTGATAAGAGGTATGGAAGCCGTGGATACAGGTAACCCAATCATGGTACCTGTAGGTGAGGAAACACTTGGTAGAATGTTCAATGTAACTGGTGCGGTAATCGACAGTAAGCCGGCACCTGTTACAAAAGACACCTGGTCTATACACCGTGAACCGCCAAAGTTTGAGGAACAATCTACAGAAGCAGAAATACTTGAAACGGGTATTAAAGTTGTTGACTTGCTGTGCCCATATCAAAAAGGCGGAAAAATAGGTCTGTTTGGTGGTGCAGGGGTAGGAAAGACAGTACTTATTCAAGAGCTTATTAGAAATATAGCGACAGAGCATGGTGGTTACTCCGTTTTTACAGGTGTTGGAGAACGTACTAGAGAAGGAAACGACTTATATCATGAGATGGCTGAATCAGGGGTTCTTGATAAAACCACCATGGTGTTTGGGCAAATGAATGAACCACCAGGAGCACGTATGCGTGTTGGCCTTACAGGCTTAACCATGGCAGAGTACTTTAGAGATGAAGGTGGACGAGACGTTCTTTTATTCGTAGATAACATTTTCCGATTTACTCAAGCCGGATCTGAAGTATCTGCATTGCTTGGACGTGTACCGAGTGCTGTTGGTTACCAACCAACACTAGCAACAGAAATGGGTATGCTTCAAGAGCGTATTACATCTACGAGAAAAGGCTCTATCACTTCTGTACAAGCGGTATATGTACCTGCCGATGACTTAACAGACCCAGCACCAGCGACAACATTCGCCCATCTAGATGCAACCACGGTTCTATCTAGATCCATTGTTGAGCTTGGTATCTACCCTGCAGTTGACCCACTGGATTCATCATCAAGAATACTGGACCCTATGATTATTGGGGAAGAGCATTATGGTGTGGCCCGAGGCGTGCAGGAAATATTACAAAGAAACAATGAGTTACAAGATATAATAGCCATTCTAGGTATGGATGAGCTCTCAGAAGAAGATAAGACTTTAGTTATGCGTGCAAGAAAGATCCAAAGATTCTTGTCACAACCCTTCTTTGTAGCTGAAAACTTTACAGGACTTAAAGGTCGATATGTACCTTTAAGTGAAACCATTCGTGGTTTTAGTGAAATACTAGAAGGAAAACATGATAGCATACCGGAAAGTGCATTCCTAATGGCAGGAAATATTGACGATGTCCTTAGTCGTGTATAG
- the atpE gene encoding ATP synthase F0 subunit C, producing MLFANPLVSREGTAVVLAASAIGAGLAMIAGIGPGIGQGYAAGKGSEAVGKRPKLQSQIIRTMLLGQAVAQTTGIYALIIALILLFVNIFF from the coding sequence ATGTTGTTTGCCAATCCATTGGTAAGCAGAGAAGGTACGGCTGTTGTGCTTGCTGCAAGTGCTATTGGAGCAGGACTTGCTATGATTGCAGGCATTGGACCTGGAATTGGTCAAGGTTATGCAGCAGGTAAAGGCTCAGAGGCCGTTGGAAAGCGTCCTAAGCTACAAAGTCAGATCATAAGAACCATGTTGCTTGGGCAAGCTGTTGCACAGACAACGGGTATATATGCACTGATTATTGCATTAATTTTATTGTTCGTTAACATTTTCTTCTAG
- the atpA gene encoding F0F1 ATP synthase subunit alpha codes for MNLKPEEISSVIKEQIKRYKTELEVADVGTVIQVADGIARIHGLENAMAGELLEFPGDVYGMVLNLEQDNVGAVLMGSDKGIGEGDIVKATGRVVEVPVGDALMGRVVNAIGQPIDGKGPISTDKFRQVERVAPGVIERKSVDTPLQTGLKAIDAMVPIGRGQRELIIGDRQTGKTAIAIDTIMNQKDSGVLCIYVAIGQKASTVAQLVKKLEENGAMDYTTVVAANASEPAPLQFIAPFAGCAIGEEWMEEGKEVLIIYDDLSKHAVAYRAMSLLLRRPPGREAYPGDVFYLHSRLLERAAKLSDERGGGSITALPIIETQAGDISAYIPTNVISITDGQIFLETEMFNSGIRPAINPGLSVSRVGGAAQIKAMKKIAGPIRVELAQYRELAAFAQFGSDLDKETRDRLTQGERIIEVLKQAQYKPLKVAEQIVILYAATRKFLMDIELDDIHKFETGLMEFVETMYPDILTDLVKDSGLTDELDKRLEDAIGEFKTDFMKKSEEV; via the coding sequence ATGAATTTGAAACCAGAAGAAATCAGCTCAGTGATTAAAGAGCAGATTAAACGCTACAAAACTGAATTGGAAGTTGCCGATGTAGGTACTGTAATTCAGGTTGCCGATGGTATTGCCCGTATACATGGCTTAGAAAACGCTATGGCAGGAGAGCTACTAGAGTTTCCTGGTGACGTTTATGGTATGGTTCTTAACCTTGAACAAGACAATGTTGGTGCCGTGTTAATGGGATCAGACAAGGGTATTGGTGAAGGTGATATTGTAAAAGCCACAGGACGGGTTGTTGAAGTACCAGTCGGTGATGCATTAATGGGACGTGTTGTCAATGCAATTGGTCAGCCAATTGACGGCAAAGGTCCGATTAGCACAGATAAGTTTAGACAAGTTGAAAGAGTTGCACCCGGTGTTATCGAACGTAAGTCCGTAGACACCCCACTGCAGACAGGCCTTAAGGCGATAGATGCCATGGTGCCGATTGGACGTGGACAAAGGGAGCTCATCATTGGAGACAGACAAACAGGTAAAACAGCGATAGCCATTGATACCATTATGAATCAAAAAGATTCTGGTGTATTATGTATCTATGTGGCCATCGGTCAGAAAGCTTCAACAGTTGCACAACTGGTTAAAAAGTTAGAAGAAAACGGCGCAATGGATTATACGACCGTAGTTGCGGCCAACGCCTCTGAACCAGCGCCACTTCAATTTATCGCGCCTTTTGCAGGTTGTGCGATTGGTGAAGAATGGATGGAAGAAGGTAAAGAAGTCCTAATCATATATGATGATTTATCTAAGCATGCTGTTGCCTACAGAGCCATGTCATTGTTGCTTCGTAGACCACCAGGACGTGAGGCATATCCGGGAGATGTATTCTACTTACATTCCAGATTGTTAGAACGTGCCGCTAAGCTTTCTGATGAGCGTGGTGGTGGATCCATAACTGCATTGCCCATTATCGAAACACAAGCAGGTGACATATCAGCCTATATCCCAACGAATGTTATCTCCATCACAGATGGTCAGATCTTCCTTGAGACTGAGATGTTTAACTCAGGTATTAGACCTGCGATCAATCCAGGTTTATCTGTATCAAGGGTTGGTGGTGCCGCTCAAATCAAGGCCATGAAAAAAATTGCCGGACCTATTCGCGTTGAGCTTGCTCAGTACAGAGAGTTAGCAGCCTTTGCTCAGTTTGGTTCAGACCTTGACAAAGAAACAAGAGACCGTTTAACACAAGGTGAGCGTATCATAGAAGTACTTAAACAAGCTCAATATAAGCCTTTAAAAGTAGCAGAGCAAATCGTTATTCTATACGCTGCGACTCGAAAATTCTTAATGGATATAGAGCTTGACGATATACATAAATTCGAAACTGGACTAATGGAATTTGTTGAAACCATGTATCCGGACATCTTAACAGACTTGGTTAAAGATTCAGGTTTGACAGATGAATTGGACAAGCGTCTTGAAGATGCGATTGGTGAATTCAAAACAGACTTCATGAAGAAGAGTGAAGAGGTGTAA
- the atpG gene encoding ATP synthase F1 subunit gamma has product MASMRDIKRRKNSIQSTQQITKAMKLVATAKLQKAKVQAVKTRPYFHKMHGTITSILAQSGQVNHKYLDEREGKHNTYIVVTSNRGLAGGYNNNVCKMVMNHRVEGEDASVIAVGRKGRDLLKRRGFNIIESYNEMVDMPEYGDAATIGTEVLKRYVSGEIDHVYIAYTAFESTLNQEAKLIKLLPLDLDDFAEEKPDEEHLESGINYEPSVEEVLDSIIPQYVNSIIFGALKESIASEHGARMTAMDSATSNASDMIDKLTLQYNRARQASITQELSEIVGGAEALK; this is encoded by the coding sequence ATGGCATCAATGCGTGATATCAAACGAAGGAAAAATAGCATACAGAGCACCCAACAAATCACCAAGGCGATGAAGCTGGTTGCAACTGCCAAGCTACAAAAGGCAAAGGTGCAAGCGGTCAAGACCAGACCTTATTTCCATAAAATGCATGGTACCATTACTTCAATTTTAGCCCAAAGCGGCCAAGTCAACCATAAATACCTAGATGAACGAGAAGGTAAACATAACACCTATATCGTTGTAACATCCAATAGAGGTTTAGCAGGCGGATACAACAATAATGTCTGTAAAATGGTAATGAACCATCGCGTTGAAGGCGAAGATGCAAGTGTTATTGCAGTTGGACGTAAGGGAAGAGACCTTCTAAAAAGAAGAGGCTTTAACATCATTGAAAGCTACAATGAGATGGTGGATATGCCTGAGTACGGTGATGCAGCAACGATTGGTACCGAGGTTCTTAAAAGGTATGTAAGTGGTGAGATCGATCATGTTTATATCGCCTACACAGCCTTTGAATCCACCTTGAATCAAGAAGCAAAACTGATAAAACTTTTGCCCCTTGACCTGGATGATTTTGCTGAAGAAAAACCGGACGAAGAGCATTTGGAATCCGGTATTAATTATGAGCCAAGTGTAGAAGAAGTGCTAGACAGTATTATTCCACAATATGTCAATAGCATCATATTCGGTGCCTTAAAAGAATCCATTGCAAGTGAGCACGGTGCACGTATGACCGCCATGGATTCAGCAACAAGTAACGCCTCCGATATGATCGACAAGTTAACCCTTCAATACAACAGAGCCCGTCAGGCATCTATAACTCAAGAGTTATCTGAGATTGTTGGCGGTGCTGAAGCACTAAAGTAA
- the upp gene encoding uracil phosphoribosyltransferase yields MSNVFVMDHPLIQHKVGVLRREETGSKEFRELVNEIAMLMCYEATRNLPLRDEIVQTPVAQATVKQIAGKNLGIVPILRAGLGMVDGMLTLVPTAKVGHIGLYRDPETLNPVEYYCKLPYDAAERDIFVLDPMLATGGSAVAAIQFIKDKGVSRIHFMCLIAAPEGVKKVQDAHPDVDIYIAALDERLNDHGYIIPGLGDAGDRLYGTK; encoded by the coding sequence ATGTCAAATGTATTTGTAATGGACCATCCACTCATTCAACACAAAGTAGGTGTCCTAAGAAGAGAAGAAACGGGTTCCAAAGAATTTAGAGAACTGGTTAATGAAATAGCTATGCTCATGTGTTATGAAGCGACAAGAAACCTTCCTTTACGTGATGAAATTGTTCAAACGCCTGTCGCACAGGCTACCGTAAAACAAATAGCAGGCAAGAACCTTGGTATTGTACCAATATTAAGAGCCGGACTTGGCATGGTAGATGGTATGCTTACCTTGGTTCCAACAGCAAAGGTCGGTCATATTGGCTTGTATCGTGATCCGGAAACCCTTAATCCTGTTGAGTACTATTGTAAGTTACCTTATGATGCTGCAGAACGAGATATATTTGTACTTGACCCGATGCTGGCAACAGGTGGATCTGCAGTAGCAGCCATTCAATTCATTAAAGACAAAGGCGTTAGCCGTATCCATTTTATGTGCTTAATTGCAGCACCGGAAGGTGTGAAAAAAGTACAAGATGCCCATCCGGATGTAGACATATACATTGCAGCACTTGACGAGCGATTAAATGACCATGGCTATATCATTCCCGGACTTGGTGATGCCGGTGACCGTTTATATGGAACGAAATAA
- the atpB gene encoding F0F1 ATP synthase subunit A, whose product MDFSIHVAKVVRIGSFELWITESMINSWIICGVLILIALIVRNAIKNPQKVPEGVQNVVEFLVDSLDNFAETTMGKHGRKFGSFYGSMIIYILLCNLSGLFLGPNIGAPVAGEPKVLIDFMRPPTADFAVTFALAMITFTMVQGFAIKEKGTFTWLKGLTEPMWPLTPLNVIGELANPISLSFRLFGNILGGTIIMGLYYNLPWFALIGIPVALHAYFDIFAGVLQAFIFVMLSMTFVASAMD is encoded by the coding sequence ATGGATTTTAGCATTCATGTTGCCAAAGTAGTCCGTATCGGCAGCTTTGAGCTCTGGATCACAGAATCAATGATTAACTCATGGATCATTTGTGGCGTCCTAATTTTAATTGCCTTGATTGTGAGAAATGCAATTAAAAATCCCCAAAAAGTACCTGAAGGCGTTCAAAATGTTGTCGAGTTTCTGGTGGATTCACTGGATAATTTTGCCGAAACCACTATGGGCAAGCACGGCAGAAAATTTGGATCCTTTTATGGTTCTATGATCATTTACATATTATTATGTAATTTATCGGGATTATTTTTAGGACCAAACATTGGCGCACCCGTGGCAGGGGAGCCAAAAGTATTAATTGATTTCATGAGACCCCCAACCGCTGACTTTGCAGTAACATTTGCGTTGGCCATGATTACGTTTACTATGGTCCAAGGTTTTGCCATCAAGGAAAAAGGTACTTTTACTTGGTTAAAAGGCTTAACCGAACCGATGTGGCCTCTAACGCCCCTTAATGTTATTGGAGAGCTAGCCAACCCCATATCCCTTAGCTTCCGTCTTTTTGGTAATATACTCGGTGGAACAATCATCATGGGATTGTACTACAATCTGCCCTGGTTTGCCCTAATCGGTATTCCTGTAGCCTTACATGCATATTTTGACATATTTGCAGGTGTGCTACAAGCGTTCATATTTGTTATGCTCAGCATGACATTTGTTGCCAGTGCGATGGATTAG
- the wecB gene encoding non-hydrolyzing UDP-N-acetylglucosamine 2-epimerase: protein MKVMSIFGTRPEAIKMGPVVKALEKEEGIESIVCVTAQHREMLDQVLEVFDIKPDYDLDIMQQHQTLTDITTRAIKGLEKVMEEAKPDVVLVHGDTTTTFAGALAAFYHQIAVGHVEAGLRTYDKYQPFPEEMNRKLTGSLADYHFAPTQTAKNHLLLENVDEACITVTGNTVIDALSSTINDDYRFTVDALNHIDYKNKKIIAMTAHRRENLGQPLENICEAVLEVVNRRPEVEVVYAVHLNPKVMEVVNRILGNHERIHLLPPLELKDMHNLLARSYLVLTDSGGLQEEVPSLGKPVLVLRDVTERPEGVEAGTLKLVGTDKAKIIDTTLELLMHADSYNKMATATNPYGDGHASERIVAWLKANHK, encoded by the coding sequence ATGAAAGTCATGAGTATATTTGGAACGAGACCTGAGGCCATTAAGATGGGACCGGTTGTAAAAGCCTTGGAAAAAGAAGAAGGCATAGAGAGTATTGTATGTGTAACAGCTCAGCATAGAGAAATGTTGGATCAGGTCCTTGAAGTGTTTGATATTAAACCAGACTACGACTTAGATATTATGCAACAACATCAGACATTAACGGACATTACAACAAGAGCCATCAAAGGACTAGAAAAAGTTATGGAAGAGGCTAAGCCGGATGTTGTACTTGTTCATGGTGACACAACCACCACATTTGCAGGTGCACTTGCAGCATTTTACCATCAAATCGCTGTAGGCCATGTAGAAGCTGGTCTTCGTACCTATGATAAATATCAACCTTTCCCCGAAGAAATGAACCGAAAACTGACAGGTAGTCTTGCAGATTATCACTTCGCGCCAACGCAGACAGCCAAAAATCATTTGCTTCTTGAAAATGTTGATGAAGCTTGTATCACTGTTACAGGTAATACAGTCATTGATGCTTTATCATCTACCATCAACGATGATTATCGTTTTACTGTTGATGCTCTAAACCATATTGACTATAAGAACAAAAAAATAATAGCCATGACAGCACACCGTCGTGAGAATCTTGGTCAACCACTTGAAAACATATGTGAAGCAGTATTGGAGGTTGTTAATCGTAGACCTGAGGTTGAAGTGGTCTATGCCGTGCATCTTAATCCGAAAGTCATGGAGGTGGTCAATCGTATTTTAGGCAACCATGAACGCATCCATTTACTACCACCTCTTGAGTTAAAAGATATGCACAATTTACTTGCAAGATCCTATTTGGTATTAACAGATTCAGGTGGGTTACAAGAAGAAGTACCTTCTTTAGGCAAGCCGGTGCTTGTTCTTCGAGATGTAACAGAAAGACCTGAAGGTGTAGAAGCAGGTACCCTTAAGCTTGTAGGAACAGATAAGGCTAAGATTATAGACACCACGCTGGAATTACTTATGCATGCTGACAGTTATAATAAAATGGCAACCGCTACCAATCCATACGGAGACGGACATGCATCAGAACGCATAGTAGCATGGTTGAAGGCCAACCATAAGTAA